CGTCGCCGTTGGAGTCGCGGAAGGCGACGAGGTCCTCGCCGAGGAGTCGTACGCGCTTCAGGGGGCCGTCGCGCTCCGGCAGGTCGCGGGACGGCAGGAAGGGGTGCCAGAACTGCCGGAGCAGGTTGCCCATCGGCGAGCCGGGGCCTACGCGAGTTAGGAATTCGTTGTCAGCGGGGGTAAGCATAGTGTCCTCCATTCGCAATTGCGGTCTGAGTGGGGTGGTAAAGTACGGCACAGTGTCTTTGCGCAGGAGGCTTCTGTCAACCTGCTTGAACGAGGGCGGCCCCGGCGAATTGAGTTGAGTTCTGGAGTATATTTTTCACGGGATGAATGTAGCTAAAACTGCCCACTTCAGCTTGGCGCGAGATTGCGCATTCTTGCGTGCTTGTTGGCCAGTGGTTGTAGCTGAGACCCCATTGTGTCGCATTGAACGGCATTGAGCCGTGCGATCCCATCCGTATGAGAATCGGGTTGAGTTGCATTGGGCTGAAGGAGTCAACCCCGTGCATCGGGGGGATCGCGGGCAGTTCCCGTGCCTGCGCCGACGCGGGGTGGCCGTGCTTGATAAACGTCTCCATAGGGGAAGCGTACCGGGGCGCCGGACTCAGGCACAAGGCGCCGATGTCAGGGGGCGTCGACGCCTACGCGACGGCGAGGGATGCCATGAGCCGCGCGAGGCCGGTCTCCTCGTCGAGGCGCCAGAGGCCGTCGAGGGCTGCGCGCTGGCGGGGCTCGTCGAGGCGGCCGGTTGTGAGGCGCCGGAACTTGTCCTCAACGTCGGCGTCGCTCATGGGCTTCTTGAAGTGGCCGGTGTAATAGGGGACCGCCGCCGTGTGCTCGCGGCCGTCGGGCGTGCGGACGGTCAGGATGTTGAGGATGGCCTCCGGCCAGGCGGCGTCGCACTCCGGGTCCTGCACGACGTCGATGCGCTGCACGAGACCGAGCAGCTCCGGGTCGCGCAGCACGTCGTCCTCGAAGTGCGCGGGCTCGACGGTGCCGAACTGCAGGGCGCAGGCGACGACGTAGGGGATGCTGTGGTCGGCGGTCTCGCGCGTCTCGGGGCGCCAGCGCGTGGGATCGCCGGCCATGATGCGCTTTCCGCTCTCGAACGTGCGGATGTGGACGTGAGCAACGTCGTCCGCCCCCGCGATGCCGAGCGCGTCGCGGGCCTCCATCGCGCCCTCGATTGCCGTCTGTGACACGAAGCCCGCCGGGAAGCGCTTGAAGCGCGACTCCATGAGCCGGAACGCTCGGTCGACCCCGTCCTCGAGCGCCAGCGGAGCGAGTTCGACGGGCTCGCCGGTCACGCCCGCAAAGAACCCGTAGGAGCCCGTGAACACCTCGGGCGGGCCCGTCATGCCGCGCCGGGCGAGCATGGCCGCGAAGACGCCGTTCCTGCCCGCGTTGGGGACGGCCGCCGCCTTCCAGTGGGAGATGGTGCCGCGCCGGGCCTCGCCGAGCGTCATGCTGCTGACGACGGAGATGCGCAGGGCCTCGGCGAGCTGCTCAGTCGAGAGGCCGATGACCACCCCCGCTCCGAGCGGCGCCGAGACGGCGGCATAGGCGGCCTGGTCCCAGACGCCGCCCGACTGGAGATGGAAGCTGTCCGCCCACGCCGCCTGCACCTCGTAGGCGAGGGCGACGGCGGCGATCAGCTCGCGTCCCGACGCGCCGTGCGCCTCGGCGGCGGCGAGCACGGCGGGGATGTTGTCCGAGGGGTGGGCGATGTCCAGGCCGTTGTAGGAGTCGTTGAAGTCGAGGTAGCGCACCATCGTGCCGTTCACGAAGGCGGCCATGTCGGGCGTGGTGGTGTCGGCGGCGCCGAGCAGCGTGGCGGGCGACGCACCGTGCACGCCGAGCGCCAGGTCGCGGGCCGCGCGCACCGGGTCGGCGTCGCTGGCCGCCAGCCCGCAGCCCATGGAGTCGATAACCAGCCGCTTGACCTGGTGGACGACCTCGGCGGGCAGGCGCTCGTAGTCGATGCTGGCGGCGTAGCGCGTGAGACGGTCGACGATGGGGTCTGACATGGTGGCGCACCTCCTGGGTGGGGGACAGTGTAGTGGAGGGGGATGCTGGGTGCCAATGCGAGAATGTTGGTGAGCGGGGTGCGGGCGATTCGCGAATCGCCCCTACGAAGCGCGGGCGTCCAGCTCACGGACGAGGGTTTAGGGGGCGATGGCGCGGTGGCTCTCCTCGACGCAGTCGAGGAGCAGGTGGAGGGGCGGCGGCCGCCCCTCGACGCGCTATAGATGGGGTTACTGGGAGTGCAAGAGCCGCTCAACCTCGACGCGGTCCGGCATGGCGT
This is a stretch of genomic DNA from Chloroflexota bacterium. It encodes these proteins:
- a CDS encoding Rieske 2Fe-2S domain-containing protein is translated as MLTPADNEFLTRVGPGSPMGNLLRQFWHPFLPSRDLPERDGPLKRVRLLGEDLVAFRDSNGDVGLIAENCPHRGASLFFGRNEFGGLACNYHGWKYDVTGACLEMPNEPAESNFKDKVRV
- a CDS encoding MmgE/PrpD family protein, with protein sequence MSDPIVDRLTRYAASIDYERLPAEVVHQVKRLVIDSMGCGLAASDADPVRAARDLALGVHGASPATLLGAADTTTPDMAAFVNGTMVRYLDFNDSYNGLDIAHPSDNIPAVLAAAEAHGASGRELIAAVALAYEVQAAWADSFHLQSGGVWDQAAYAAVSAPLGAGVVIGLSTEQLAEALRISVVSSMTLGEARRGTISHWKAAAVPNAGRNGVFAAMLARRGMTGPPEVFTGSYGFFAGVTGEPVELAPLALEDGVDRAFRLMESRFKRFPAGFVSQTAIEGAMEARDALGIAGADDVAHVHIRTFESGKRIMAGDPTRWRPETRETADHSIPYVVACALQFGTVEPAHFEDDVLRDPELLGLVQRIDVVQDPECDAAWPEAILNILTVRTPDGREHTAAVPYYTGHFKKPMSDADVEDKFRRLTTGRLDEPRQRAALDGLWRLDEETGLARLMASLAVA